The sequence TTCTCAGCACATTAATCTAAGGCCAGAAAAAAAAGATAGTGTGTTAGTTGTAATGGTCCTTGTGAACAGCATGGAAAGTAgggtatgtttatttattttattcattcattcattcattcattcattcattcatttattcattcatttggctgacgcttttgctcaaagcgacttacatggCTATAGACCATGTAAACCAGGCTTGGTCATAAAGTCCTAATGGCATTGTGTAACTCTTACTTCATATCTCTGCTTTGTGAACTCGTATTGCAGCTCAAATTTCTCAGCCTCTAACTCGTACATCCAACTCCACAACTCTTTAGCCTTTTCCCTGCAGGTGAGGTGTGAGAGAAGCCAGGTTTACAAAAACAGAGAATGGCAAAAACGGAGAACAATAAAGACAGAGAACAATGCACCATAAATGATAAAGATGACAGTAAAATTGTAAAATTAGCAGGATGCCCTTGGGAGATCAGCCTTACATATCTTAGCTTTAAGTCATACTCATACAAAATTGGGCCTGCCTTCAAGGTTTGGTTTACAGTggttcatatatatatacatatacacagtatatatcTGTTGAGCTGTTCTTTTGAATTCAACCTCAGGCTGTTCTCATTCAGACTGTCAATATCCAGAGGTTTGCGGCGGTCACTGAggatcttcttcttcttttcccgCTCAGTCTGTTTCTTTCCAACTCGTACTGTCTGTAGGAGTTGATAGGCTTTAGAGGACACCATAAGCTTTGGGAACTCATATTAGTTTCAGAACATAGCATGGGCAGTTGATGTAGAATAATTATGTAAGATTAGGTAGAGCCGGTTGACTCTAACTCAAATTGATCATTTGTAGCCTAGGCTCTACATGGCAAACAAAATACCGGCTTGGGCTGGACCATAAatggttccagccaatcaacagGTTGCTTTAGGAACATGGAAGGGACAGGGTGTGATTTGATTAGATTGTTGGGGTAATACATTAATAACCTTCCTCCAACAGCATCTTAAAGTGCTTACTCTCTGCATGTAACCGCCAAAATGTAAGCTGGTGAGAGTCTTTTTCTTTTTGGCATCTTCATCTGCTCTCTTctttgcctcctcctcctcttttcgtGCCCGCTCCTCCTGTTGAAGGGAATAAAAAATCCACATGACTAAAACGTGACAGGAtgtcatattaaaaattcaaaCATTTATTGCCCACTTAGTTCAAAATGGATAGTGCTTCCATGACTTTCAAGTTAATTTTGACAGGATTGATGAATGGTTTGGTCAAGCAAATGCCTGCGGTATGACCACGGTCTGACTTAAAGAAGATCAAGGCCTTCCTGACCTGTAGAGCCAAAATGTAGGCTGCATGTAATCGCCTATCATTATTCAGCAATGTGCTGGCCTGATGCCCTGTGGGAGAGGATGCCAGTGAGTGACTCACCTCAACACGCTTCTGCCGTTCTTTCTCACGCTCGCTGCGAATCCGATGCTGCTCTGCCCGCTCAGAACGACGCTTCTCCTGCAATTAAGAGATCAAACAAATCACTGAGCAAACCTAAAGGAACTTGCCTGGGAACAAAAGCTTAGACCCGTCTCTCTAATGGTCTATGAAAGTAATGTCATCATCTTGAATAATAACAACTTGTTGTAAAGTGCTTACACTATTAAACTAAGAACCTGTGGATTAAAGTCCAACACCTTAACAGTCAGTGTACTGATATGCCCAACTGCTGCAGtattatgttttatgtttcacACACATCCATTTAAAGCATGGACAAGCTCAGGTTATGAACTGGTGTTAATGGATGAGACTTACAAACAGAGTAATGTGTGCCAAGTGCAGAGATGGTGTGTacattttgtgaaagaaattgTTTGACAGATAGTTATACTTCAGTTGTTGTGAATGAGCCTCATTCACCAATATCTACCTAAGCCAAGATCCTATGAAAAATCTTATGAAAAACCTATGAAAAGCAGATTTTCAAAGGTGTTCTTAAAGGACCATTCCGGccattttcacatagatctctgtaggcaggcaggccaagcagctacactctgggggcatgattatgattatgcccccagagtgtagcactgtagctgcagcaactctaGTCCCCCCCCGTACAGACAGTACTCgctgacctcgagaaacagagatctatgtgaaaaatgtcCGGATTTCTACTTTAAACCTCAGAGTTGTTGCAGCTTCAATCCCATCTCTTCTTAAGTTGACAGGGCATGCCAGTTGTTCTTAATTAGTATAGGTAAACGCCCTGACAGTCCCCATAGAAGGGCATGATACTGCAGGGCTGTGTCACACACATTGAGGCTGAGACACCACACTTTTATttctaatgtaggcctaccttatacaAGCAAGACAATTTAATTACCATATGACAGCTGCTTTGAAGTGATACTGCTGCAAAAATTAAACAGTAAAcgagtctatatatatatatatatatatatatataaatatataagtgttacttgttgtgtttgttgtgtttatttatttcaaaagACCATAATGCTTTGTAAAATAGtggaatttattttattttaaaaaattataatatcataataataaaatataaaaaatgataaaatatatacatacattttgttatatttcatgCTTGCAAAAATGATGAAACTGCAATAACCATTTATTTTGCACTAACAAGTCACTACTCATGCATAAGAGTGttcttgagtgtgtgtagtgacaGTGAAAGCCAGAACCTTCGGGAAAACTGCCTAAGTGGGTTTTAAGAACACATTTCTTTGTACGAATGGTTGGTGAATGAGGCCCATTGCTCCTTTCTGTGGTTGATATGGTAAAAGCATCCAGGTATGTTTTACATTCTATATAATTATACACTTAAGAACATCTTATATAAAGCATGCTCTACGGCATAATACTCCAGCTAGAATGCAATTGTTATACTACAACATACAATTGGAGGGTGGGAACTTACAATCCTGTCCGTGAGGTTGATcagctcctcctcttcttttttgCGGTTCTCAAAGTGAGCCTCAATCAGCGACTGCAGCTCAATCAGGTCCTTCTCCATGCGCTTACGGTGGATATCCTTCAACAAAACATGTGCATGCCTTTCATCAAACTCAGACAATTCTCTTCACATTAGTCATTCCATATGACATGGCATGTGATATATTAACCCATTCGCGCTGGATGCTGTACgacgcaacattctatctcccgccTGTTGCTGCATAGCGCAGCATTGAGTCTCCCGCTggttgctgcgtagcgcagcatgctttttatttcatgtttctaggtgtacagaggcttagatattaaggttttggtagacgttgacaattcttagtattttttcagaaaaccctcaggaaataaggttatttagtctagaatgccataggattctataggcgtttttatCAGGCAtattaggagtaaatgggttaataTGTTTATGTTCTGCATGTCGCCATGACATAGCACGACAAATATATTGTACACACAGGAGCAATTCTTAAGGAAACAATGTAAAGCCTGTCATGACAGAGATCCATACTTACATCAAAGTCAACTTTTTCTCCATCTGGAATCTTGGGAGGCACCAGGTTGGGCAACATGAAAGGCCTAAGGAAGAACATGCCAGAACAACATGTATACATGGTTTTAGTCAATAAACAGTCATTTTAAAGTTATATTTGTTTTATATTGACTGCACTTACTTGAATTTGGGTTTTGCCTCCTCTGTGTATGTGGAGAGAGGTGGTGTGAGAGTTGCATTGGAGGGCAGAGACAGAGATGAAGGTGAGTGGCATCATTTTATTAAAATCATCTGAATACAAAACTGACTTGTTTTACTAATACATAGTAAAATATCACACAACATTGTAAAATAGTATTTAGCAACATGACCTCAAAAGAAGATTCGAGAACATCTGACTGAACGGATATATTATCGTGAATAGCATTTTGTTATTCACATTGTCATAACTGGCCTGTTTGAAGGTTCAGTGTTGCGGCAACATTGACCTCATAAAACGACCTAATTTGTTAATGTTGAAATGATATAGGTTTGAACTAGTCCCTGTCTTCTTCTTCatatttaaggtattctgttgAACATACCCTAAGGACTGTGCCAATATCAATAATGACACTGAGTCACCCCATGTGTTCACAGACTGGTTGTCGCAGAGAAGTTTGATGCACCTCAAAAAAAGTCACAGGTAATCATTTTGCTTGACTTCTTTTGATCTATTTCCCCAAGGCTGAAACTGTTACTCATGGGCAGTAATTGGACTTAATAACAATGGCATGAATCAGCACAGGTCCCAGCCCTTGTTATGCTGTCATGACAAATCAGAGAAACCTTTTTTTATTATAGTGACATTTACTTGAACCTAACTAAGACAAAATTGCTCTGAACATGTCATGACCAATACAATAGACCATCATATGCAAAAATGTCCAAAGACATATAGATACATCACATCACCATCATTGGTCATTGTCAATGCAACAGTATTTGATGTTGCGGTAGCTGATttgtagtgatgggcaaatgaagctttgaaaccacagcagtgtgaagctagcaacactaatgaaaaaatccaatatggcttccacatgtagatttttcaacataaaagtccttacccaaaccagtatatgtaaccaaaaatattggtttgctaaggacttttatgttgaaaatgtatgtgtggcggccattTTTTTGCTTTATagctagtgtcgctaggttcacactgctgtggttcagtggttcaccaaagcttcatttgcccatcactactgATTTGACATGGCCACTACCATTATAGGCACTTTCAAATCAATTACCTACAGCACATCTGTCATTATGTTAAAGGATACTGTATTGTGTGTAGCCCTCATACTACTAGGGCCTATTCGATCCAGCACAACTATAAAAAAGTACACCCCAGCCCATGTACAATTGTACTTAAGCATTTAGCAtatgcctcctcctcctcccagaaACACTTCAGTATCAAGTATACAGTGAAGTATATCAGTGCTTGTGCCCTAAGCTACCAGTTCTCTCCTCCCACCCTTCACTCCCTCTTTCATTTCGCCCAATAAGAGAGGCCAAAGTCAAATCAAAGCCTTTACCTCCTCCATCCTCTGGCTCCTCATCTGCCTCTGCAATGAAGGGAGAGTGTTAGCCAAGCAACGATGAGGCAATGGATGACAACAGTGATAGGTCCGTGGAGGACATGGGGGTGGCATGGATGGGGGCTGAAATAGCATGCTGATAAGACAAGTGGcggttggaggaggagggggtgggggctggagAAGGGTGGAGGGATGGTGATAAGCCTGTGATAGAAGACAGTCTCCAACAACATACTCTAGCCAAACATGGAGAGGAATCCGTGCAAAGGAAATGAACCATGCATGAGTGAATGTACTCGTGTGACCCCCAAGAGGCCTGAACAGAATTGGAATGTTAAGCACAGACCCTGATGTGTGAATGTAGGGACGAAAGCCACGGCCAAATACTCGTTTACGTGCACATACATGTGTGaggacagccacacacacgtgacatactcaaacacgcatacactctttctttcattcttcctgcctctcattctctctttcagaCAAGTACATAAAGTGCTTTCTTCTAAAGGTCAGATGTCTATAATTTgttatatttatatcattttgtATGGATGTAATAATGTTGACTCAGACAATGATGTAGAACTgtatgttgttgttgatgatggtggctgtgatgatgaagatgatgacagCATGGTAGGGGAAGAGCTCAGAGGCCACGCCCATTCCAGACACCCTATACTCTACTGTCTGACTCTCCTGATAGTCAGTGATTTCTGCCCAGTGCCCATTGTTGTCATGCATTCGGCCCCCAGTATCCAACTtccatttttgtattttctcaGTTGGTAACTATGCCTAGGATTGTTTTGTGCCTAACATAGCTTGCCACTGTACctaatattgtttgtgtgtgtgtgtgtgtgtgcgtgtgcttgcgcatgtgtgtgtgtgtgtgtgtgtgtgtgtgcgtgcatgtgtgtgtgtgtgtgtgtgtgtgtgtgtgtgtgtgtgtgtgtgtgtgtgtgcgtgtgcatgcatgtgtgtgtgtgtgtgtgtgtgtgtgtgtgcgtgtgcatgcgcatgtctgtgtgtgtgtgtgtgtgtgtgtgtgtgtgtgtgtgctaagtaCCAGGCTCCTGaggggcctcctcctcctcctcccctgcctcctcctcctccgcagctgcctcctccaccacctcctcctcctgagcCTCTGGATGGGGGGACAAGTTTGTGCGTTAGTTGGGCTCTGTCATGCATTCATGCATTCATGTCATTTGGTTATTCACTACACCATACAGGGAAagagaaaatgtatttttttaaactcaACATTCATTTTCAGAGCAAAATGTAAAACTATTAAAATAACTTTGCCCCAGATGACAAACATTTAAAATTCCATGGTACACACATCCAATTGCAATTCAAAAGCCCAGTTGTGTAAAGAGAGCACCGAGCCCCtgtaagaaaaaaataatatcttTTCCTCATGCACATGGCCAAAACACTCCTCCAAACCATCCACTGGAAAGGACTGGAAAGAGATGATAATTGAATCACTACTGAAACCCTTTTACTGTAATATAACCTGTCATTTTGATCAACTGGAATTATTTCAGTACTGTTAAAGAGGGGGCATATATGGTGCAGTGCATAGCATGTCTATCTCAGCTGCCTGTTTATGGACACAGATAACAACACTTGCGTTCCAGATAGCCCTCTGTAGTTGTTTGCGGGTGGCAGCTGAGGTGATAAGAGGTGTTGAAGTTGAATAACATTTAAATTTCATGTCCTTGTATAGAACAATATACCACTCTAATCCACTTTCCTCAGAATTAGAATACATTTTTCCCTATATgcatgcttaaaaaaaaaaaacaaatccaaaACCGCACCCACATCCTACACAATATACAGGCAACAGAGCATCTGCCATTCATGATTGTCTGTGCAAAGTTCACTTCTTTGCATTTGATCTGTGATAAGGGCAGATAAGCAAAGCACAAAGCAGGAGCGACAGCACAGGCTCTACCTTCTACCTCCTCTGTCACCTCCTCTGTCACCTCCTCTGCCACATCCTGCACCTCCTCTGTGCAAAGCAAGAGCAGACTGTTAGTCAGCAGGGCATCCCACAGtattgcacacaaacacagctggcAGCTGCACTATGCATGAGTATAGCCGTGGCATTAGTTTCGCATTACATGTCATGGTTATATGATTACCCATAATGCTCATTGATCTGAAGGTTCTTAGACTATATTAATTTGACCTTGAGAATAATGTATACTCTTTGAATGACTTTGTGGTATATGTACATAGCAACTACATTACAATATCACAGGAGTACAGGTTATAGTGGGCTTTGACTAGAGAACATCACACAGTTCAAGCAAAAATATGCAGTACTGTTTGGGATTTTTGAATGATGTCCATGAAAAATCCATGAAGCAAGAAGCAATCAAGGAAACACCCAGTCATATATCTATACTGTATATGCCAGGTAGCATATCTCAATGTCTTGCCATGGGATAAACAAGGCAACCTGATGATTGACATGCATAAGATGAGAGAGATAAACTATTAAACAAAACCATACCTTCAGTCACTTCCTCGTCTGTCGATGAGGCCAAGAATCAAATGGGAACATTTCAATTATACATCAGCAGAGGCTTTTGTTACAGTACATGCAAACAATGTTAAAGTATCCTGTACACAAAACATATACATAGCACTAACCTTTGTCTATGTATTTCTTTGTTCAAGAGTGCAGTATATATCATGCATCTTGACAAGTGTAAGACCATAATCTGTTATTTCAACAAAATGGTGCATAGGGCAACATACCAGGATAGGTTTACATGACAATATGGCTTTCATTCTCTACCACCTTATGGTACCAACTGATGGTTATCCTCTATACAGTACGTGTACGGTTAATTTAACAGGGTTAGCCCAATTAATGTATACAACTATGTAATACATGATGATTAATCCATAGTAAAGTCCAACCCTGAGGTCAACTAATGGGGGAAGATCAGAGCAGCATGGATCAGTGACTTTAAAACATACGGCATGAAACGGATGTGATAGAAGCAAGTGCCGACTTACCCGCCTGCTCTCTGTTtacaatggaaaaaaaacagaaaacgtATTTTTAACTACATTCACATGACAACATAGTGTTGGCATTTTGACATGGTACTTTCTCTAGGTATCTTTATTATTGTGGGTAGGTGTGACTTGAGTACAGAGCCTGGGAGGTATTAGAGATTTTAATGTATATCGAGAGAATGtgtgctcgttttactaaatcatgcacACTTAATGCTAAATCATGCGCTTGTTTTACTATATTGTGATTTTTACAACAGATATAGACTGCAGTAGCTGTCT comes from Alosa sapidissima isolate fAloSap1 chromosome 7, fAloSap1.pri, whole genome shotgun sequence and encodes:
- the tnnt2a gene encoding troponin T type 2a (cardiac) isoform X2, with amino-acid sequence MNEEVTEEADEEPEDGGEEAKPKFKPFMLPNLVPPKIPDGEKVDFDDIHRKRMEKDLIELQSLIEAHFENRKKEEEELINLTDRIEKRRSERAEQHRIRSEREKERQKRVEEERARKEEEEAKKRADEDAKKKKTLTSLHFGGYMQRTVRVGKKQTEREKKKKILSDRRKPLDIDSLNENSLREKAKELWSWMYELEAEKFELQYEFTKQRYEINVLRNRVSDHQKTSKRTKRGLRK
- the tnnt2a gene encoding troponin T type 2a (cardiac) isoform X1 yields the protein MSDNEEVEEYEEQADEEVTEEADEEPEDGGEEAKPKFKPFMLPNLVPPKIPDGEKVDFDDIHRKRMEKDLIELQSLIEAHFENRKKEEEELINLTDRIEKRRSERAEQHRIRSEREKERQKRVEEERARKEEEEAKKRADEDAKKKKTLTSLHFGGYMQRTVRVGKKQTEREKKKKILSDRRKPLDIDSLNENSLREKAKELWSWMYELEAEKFELQYEFTKQRYEINVLRNRVSDHQKTSKRTKRGLRK